In the genome of Streptomyces sp. V2I9, one region contains:
- the efp gene encoding elongation factor P — protein MASTNDLKNGMVLKLDGGQLWSVVEFQHVKPGKGPAFVRTKLKNVLSGKVVDKTFNAGVKVESATIDRRDMQFSYMDGEYFVFMDMDTYDQLMVDRKAVGDAANFLIEGFTASVAQYEGEVLYVELPAAVELTIQHTDPGVQGDRSTGGTKPATLETGYEIGVPLFITTGEKIKVDTRSGDYLGRVNS, from the coding sequence GTGGCTTCCACGAACGACCTCAAGAACGGCATGGTGCTCAAGCTCGACGGAGGCCAGCTCTGGTCCGTCGTCGAGTTCCAGCACGTCAAGCCCGGCAAGGGCCCTGCCTTCGTGCGCACCAAGCTCAAGAACGTGCTCTCCGGGAAGGTCGTCGACAAGACGTTCAACGCCGGCGTGAAGGTCGAGTCGGCCACCATCGACCGGCGCGACATGCAGTTCTCGTACATGGACGGCGAGTACTTCGTCTTCATGGACATGGACACGTACGACCAGCTCATGGTCGACCGCAAGGCCGTCGGCGACGCCGCCAACTTCCTGATCGAGGGCTTCACCGCCTCCGTCGCGCAGTACGAGGGCGAGGTGCTCTACGTCGAGCTGCCCGCGGCCGTCGAGCTGACGATCCAGCACACCGACCCCGGCGTGCAGGGCGACCGCTCCACCGGCGGCACCAAGCCCGCGACCCTGGAGACCGGTTACGAGATCGGCGTGCCGCTCTTCATCACCACCGGCGAGAAGATCAAGGTCGACACCCGCTCGGGCGACTACCTCGGCCGGGTGAACAGCTAA